One Hevea brasiliensis isolate MT/VB/25A 57/8 chromosome 6, ASM3005281v1, whole genome shotgun sequence genomic window, attttgatattttcaatttttatcatttgatcattaattaaaaattcataaatattAGTAGAGACAAGCTATGTGTTTATTATCCTTCAGAGAAATTAGGATTCCAACTTATTTCTAATTCAAATTCAGGGCCAGTATTGACAATATCGTCTTATTCAAAGGCGGACCCATCCACTCTTTTGTCACGCAGAAAGGTTCAAAGAAGGTTCAATCAAGAATATGCTGACTCACTATACATGTTGATCCAAATTCCAAGATAAAAATCACGTTCTAATATCTCGATCCgaataatttcaaatatataaaGAATTGAGATAAGCAGATAAATAGCTTTAGTAATATTACaaacttttaaatttataatttttagatagataaaatgaggattttcaagttgtATTGTATACAAGAAGAAAGCAACCTTAGTAGTCCGAAGATTCTCGAGAGGTCGCTTAAGTAATAAACTATGCCTAAAGATTTCCATTTCCAAGTTAAAAAGCACTGGAAAAGGGACAAATCTAAAGCAAAAATGGGATAACTGCATAGTTCCTGCAAGCGGAAATCACATTAAAAAGAGTGAGCAAAACTCATCATATTTTCGATAATCAAAACTTGAAGTGTATACGCTAATGCATCATAGAGTGAATGTGATTAAATTCGTCAATGTCATTCAAGGCTGTAAATGAACATATTTGTTTCTGAAGAGCTATAGAATGCCAGAAACATGAATCAAATTCAGGGGTGAACTCCAAGCATGGTTTTTTCaggtatcaaaaaaaaaaaaaaaaaaaaaaagctagatGGGCAGTTAGTATACACTTCGTCTCTCCAAAATCTCTAGTCGTGAAATTTATGAGCCAGGACTCGTCAATGAGCCACTTAAAATTCTAACCACAAAATTAAATGTACAGAAACTTGGACTGCGtcgactaataaaaaaaaaataaataaaaaataaaaaaacacctCATTTACAATCACAAGAATTGGCTTCCTAATTGTAAAGTTCCAATTCCATATTCTTGTGCCCATCAAAGCGTCAACTTGAAGAAAAAATACGACTAGGTCATTTCATTTGGACTACTGTTACTTATTCTTTGGTCTCCTTTGAACCTTCATCGATCTTTACTGCATTTGAGTTAGTCTCAGATCGTTGATAAGAAGCCAGTGACGGCTGCCCTGCAGAAGTGTCTGGATTGATCAGTTTCTTGAACTGCACTATGATCATGGTCATGTTATCACATCCCTCGCCACCAACAGTAGGTGCCAAACACCTGTCGAAAACTTTCTCACAAATTGCTGAAAGCTTACTTTCCTGTATGAATTGGGAAAGAAAAACAGTTAACTAAAACATTCCACATATACATAATTCTAGCAAGTGTTTACACAACTTACAGTGTTTGACTGCTCGCGCACATAATCCACTAGCTGTTGGCTCGACATGCAATCCCTAGTGCACAGGAGAGACTTATAAAAATTCCAAGTGAATGCTAATTAGTTTCATAATGAATCACCAGAGGGGGAAGAAAGGAGGGAAGATTCACACCATAATTTTTCATTCCACTTAGGGTTCATTCCACATTTACTTTCAGCTCATAATAAAATTTAGGGCCACATTTTACACTTCATCTTGGAGCTTGGAGTACACAGGTGTTAAAGTAACTAAAGCCCTCATATGAAGCCTAATAATCTGATTCTCAGAAGACATGGTGATGCAATCAATGAAGATTCTATTttggaattatttttatttttaattctaaaattaatatctttaaattagatttttagtattaaaaattatattattattattgttattattattattattattatttagaaagtagtattttattttatttagaaagTTTGAGTTTGTATATGGTATTCTTAATCAGTATTTGtgtagtattttcttattttgggaTTCTTAATCATAGTAATAATGGGATTAACAATTTTACTATAAATATGtcatttaggaattttattattaGATACTTTTTTATGATTTGACAACTGATTTAGAGAATTAACAAAAAAATTGAGAATTATTTCTCATCCCATTGTGCACAGCAAATCGATTGAAAGACACCAAAAACAGAAAATTTGAAGATTTCCAGAATTAAAGAGAGAAACAAAACCCTATGTCTTACTTAACTCATAATCAGACTATCTTATAGGTGTTAACGAACCAAAATTTTAAGAGTTTAGGCTTGCCTTGATAGATTTTCATTGAACTCGAGTGCATATTTGAAAAATGAGTTCAGCTCGATTAGATTGTATTAGATTCAAACACAGCTCAACCTCAGATCGCATTTACCTCATTTATCAAATTCGCGAGATCAAGCTTAACTCATCAAGCTTAATTAtccaaattactaaaaaaataatttagttacTTATTATCTAACACTCGTTTAATGATAGGCTCAATAAGtccataatatttaaattaataattataatgacAACATTAAGTAAATTATAATTACAGTAAAATATCTTATATAATtatcaaaaaatttaattatacttTTGTTTCTATAGTTATATTATTTATAACTTAATTATCTTGTAATTCTTTAGTCACAattttatgtgtgtgtgtgtgtgtgtgtgtgtgtgtgtgtgtgtgtgtgtttataTAAGTATTAATAAGCTCAAACTTGGCTCATTAAGCAAATGAGCCGAGCCGAGCCGATAGCAGCTCATGAGTGGAACTGAAAAAAGAAGGATGATCTTGAAGAAGGCTGGGgtgaaaatgacaaatgaaggatgacaagagagaggagagaagagaaaagagaaataaaaagagGAATTGGGAGAGAGAGGGGGGGACATGAGAAAAAGAGAGTTGGCATTCAAGATATAGGTTCCATTTGGTTTACACTTTAAACAGAATCCATCAAATGGGAAACATAACGGTTAATGTCCTTTGTCCTTGCATGTTTAGTTCCACATGCAAATGGAATCTAATTTACCTTGTAAGCAACCATCATTTAAGTCCGCTAGGTTTGCGGTGATTAACAACAGCTCCTAGATACAGTTTCAAACTACACCTATAGATCTAATGTATTCATACATTTGCAAATAACATGGTCTACATTTTCAGTAAGTATCTTAGGTTTCCAATCCTACTTAGAACTCTAACTAATGAATAAATAAGTTCTAATATCAATATATCATCCACAAAAACTCTAGACGTGTTTCATAATGACAGGAAATGGAAAAAAGAATGCATCATGTGTGAGCAATTTTCTTCATGGTAATGAAAGTTCATACTTCTCAATATAGAAACAACTTACCAAATGCCATCACAAGCAAGGACAAGAAACTCATCATCATCGCAGAGCTCAACCTATGCAAGtggaattaaaaataaataaaactaaaGCAATGACAGAATACATGTTACATGATAAATGTGTAAATCATGTGATGCCAGCCAATCCATCTAGTATTCTCAAATGTATATCATTTCTCATATTCTTTGGATTAAAAAAGTGCCAAAACCTGAAACACACATcacatatattaattttaaaaatatgccaAATTTATAAATACCAATGATAGCTTTAATTAACAAAAATCTTTCTCTAATTAAAAACTAAAAATCTCTCTAAACATCAAATTGCATATGTAAAGCTCcacaaatattaaatgaaaatagtTATAAACAATTtataagaaaaaagaaagaacaaCAATCAAAACCAAAGGGAATCATGTGTAAACAGTGACATTACATACAATATTTATGTCTGGATTGGCAGTTATGATTTGCTTCTCAGGAGGTAGTGATTTGTTCTGCTTGAACTCTGCATCCCCTACAATAAACAAAGTCAACATGAGAAGCAATTGGGTTAGAACAGGAATTTTCCCCTCTTCTTCGTTATCTTAGAATAAAACTGGAACAACTTCATGTACCAATTGCCCTAGCCAAGTTTAAACTTCCATTAACACGTCCAAATTGTATGAAACCACCAGCTTTCAGAATCCTATCTTtctcaacctcaaggtcaggctTGTGATCTTTTGATAAGTTATATGCCTGCATAAAAAGACTTGCATAAGAGAATGAAATTTTCTGAAGCATCTAATAGAGGCATCACGCAAAAAGGACCAATAACCTGAATATATCAGGTTATGTTCCACATTAATTCAACAACAGAAGGTGAATGCAAATCCGCTTAAAATTGGAAACAAAACCATCAAAATACTCTGGACTCTGAATTTTCTTCTACAATTACCAAAggcaaaatcaaatataaagttccACTTTGTTGGAGGACATGAGCAACATCCAACCTACCTTAATAATTAAAGTCATTCCTTGCAACTAACCAATAAAAAAGGTAAACTTCAACTTTTAGATCCTGTGATATCAGATTGTCATCACCAGGAAAAGGAAGCTCAAAAATGTTTGTCATCACCAGGAAAAGGAAGCTCAAAAATGTGTAAGTGAGATTTATTTGCTTCACACtccttacatcaagattctgatgccatgattttttttcaattaatttatgCTTAAATGTGCAATAGCACTCTGTTGCACCCAAGTACCATAGTACTAGTAAATGGAACTATATCAATCACAATTAACAATTCCAGCCATGCCTTATAATGAAAAGTCCATGGAGTAACACAATAACTTTGTCAAAAAAGGTACTAGGTCTAAGATATGATGTATGAAATTCCTGGGAAAATTTTTTAggagagggggggggggagagagtgtggtggtggtggtagagcATCAAAACTAATGAAGAAATTGACTTGTAATACATTAATTTCAACAAATTTACAATGGTCAATATTTGTGTTCCCCAAACACTGATTACACCACATTAACAGCTCTACACTCCTCATGGAGGGAAATAAAGAAGAGAAAGACAACAAAGATGCTTTGAATTTGCTTCAGTTTCTGTACAAGCCCTGTTGAATTTAATTATTATCTTCATCATCCAGTTTCTTTCTTTTTTGGCCTCTTTAGTGATCCCCATTTCCTCCCCACCACCACCAAAAAAGAAAATCTTCCACCCATTATGTCACAAATAGATGATGATACTGTCACAAATAGAAATCCTAAGCTTCAATAATTGAGTGTCCTCTTGATGATGATACtcccactttcaaaatgtaaaatGCAGTTTTAGAAAGATAGATTGTAGTGTGCAATTGGACGCAGAGTAAAGAGTGTTCCTTGTAATTTTCCCTGAAATCAACTACATGATAGAAAGCAATATGATTAAATGATCTTGGTCTAATTAAACATAGTAAATCAGCTGCAAAGTTATTTATAGATACCATTATATATATGCgcatccatgtatgcatgtgtgTTTGGTTAATAAATTGGAAAAATTAAGAAACAACTAAAGTTAATCCCTTACACCCATCCAAAGGAAAATAAGCTGAAAGCTAACAAAAGGAcaggaccaaaaaaaaaaaaaaaaatacctgaCCCTTCCTGGATATAACGCAACGGGAATCACCAGCATTGGCAACAACAAGTTGAGTGTTTTGAATCATTGCAATGCATGCTGTGCTTCCGGAATTGGGTCCATGAAAATCAGAATGAGGTCCCTGATTTTTCCAAAAAATTTCCTTATATTATTGACCTACATTAATAAGTGGATACAGTACACATCAATGAAAATatactaatttatatacaaattTGTTCAGCTCAAGGGCTAAAAAATTCCCAGTACAACCTTTCCAGCTAGCATcttaaattcaatttatttacTGAATATCTGTTTACAACTTTTCCATTAAATTTTACTTGAGGGCATTGTTCTTCCTTTCTAAAATCCAAGTTATGAACATAAGGATGGACAATGTATACACTTCTCTTTTTATGGAGCACATATATGGTTTTCCTTcattaaaataaaacataaaacatAAAACAGATCCATTAAGCAAATATGATTTCTTTCCTTAACTTTTATAAAGGAAAACATTCACATTTCTGGAGAAAACACAATATCCAGAAGAGGCGAAAATATAGAAAGAAATAATGAAGTCAGCCAGTGGCTTATTTTTTAGCATTACTATTTGATAAGTGAATTAAGATAAGCAACCCTAAGTCCCACAAATTCAAAGCCCATACTATCATAGAAAATGCCAAAGAGAGTGAACTCCACATCTAAACCCTCATTTTACCCTATCGAACAATTCCATGCACCTGTCAGCTTCTCAACATGCATGGCCCATGAAATGACAAAACTATCCAAAATTTTCATATACTATAAAGGAAGTAAAAGCAATGTAAATATGGTTCATTTACCATAATTTTTCTTGAATCCTACATTACATGCATTTGCATGTTTGTAcatgattttatggtcatttcctTATTCAAACTTAACATTAAGCTAGGTATATGAGAAGCAGACGAAATAATATTATGCTTCTCACACAATTTGTTTTCAAAGTCAAAACATATTACTCGAAAATATTAATATTCACAACAACATGCACAAAAAGATATTGGGAAACCACAATTAATGCTCTTTTTGGATGACTAGGAGTCTCATGAGGCTTCAAGCTACACAACAAGAGCAACCCTCACTCATCCTATAAGtcccaatccctcacctctcctCCTACCCCCAATATCTTTCCACACCACTGGTTGGAACCTGAAACCTCCAAGTTGGAAATTCAAGATTTAACCACTGCACTGCCTGCTCAAATATGTCAATAACCATAGATGGAAGTATCACAAAACAATGGTAAGCTGGTGGTGAATATAATTAATTGTATAACTTCTAGTAATTTCAATAAGCATAAGAACCAGAGGAAATTTCCACAAAGACAGTTCATTTGCATTCATTATCAGGATTTTCAGTCTATAGTTGATATTTGACATATTGGCACAGACATTAATGCAACCATGCAGGAATGCAAAAGGGTTAACTACTGAACATGAAAGTCTGCAGAGTTAAGTGTTCTTCAAGTGTATGTGTGCTCTGTCATGCATATTTGATGATAGCAATTCTACACAGCAATATAACATCCCATAGCAAACTGAAAAGGAATGTGTTTCTCTTAATGTGTGTGTAGAGAGTACCTCGTAAGAAGACCAATCATCAACATGGCCATTCGCTTCACCAACCCTAGGTGACGATATCAGCCCTTCCATCATACCAGAAACCTTATCTCTCTTATCACCCAATATGGCTAATTCCCCCCACCCCCTCTGTCCACGCATCATCTCATCCATTCTGCATCAAGGTTAGCAGGAATAAATTAAGTGAATGAATATTTGATGTCAACAAGCAATTAACCGTATCCCTCCACAAATTTTACTTTGAAATGGTAGCCATTCCAAAGATTCCAGAAAAATTAGAAACTTAAACAACCAAGACCGAAAGAAGCGACAATTCACTTATGCGCTATTAACCATCACATAAGATAACCTGAGAAAGGCTTTCTGTGCAGAAGTGCCCAAATCTCCAGCTGAACAAGCTACATGCTTGAGCACTTGCTGGTGAAGATACTTAGCACAGAACTTAGCCACTGCTTTGCCTGCAAATTGGTGGACCTTGTTGACAATAACACATAACTACACATTACTAacctaacaaaagattaaaagaacTTTTTTTCATTGAATCACTACTACTACGATAATGAACTCCACCATACCAAATAAAACAATAA contains:
- the LOC110672664 gene encoding probable protein phosphatase 2C 11 isoform X6, which codes for MVRIIDFDMGYPSCKGGVQPWKMLMDEMMRGQRGWGELAILGDKRDKVSGMMEGLISSPRVGEANGHVDDWSSYEGPHSDFHGPNSGSTACIAMIQNTQLVVANAGDSRCVISRKGQAYNLSKDHKPDLEVEKDRILKAGGFIQFGRVNGSLNLARAIGDAEFKQNKSLPPEKQIITANPDINIVELCDDDEFLVLACDGIWDCMSSQQLVDYVREQSNTESKLSAICEKVFDRCLAPTVGGEGCDNMTMIIVQFKKLINPDTSAGQPSLASYQRSETNSNAVKIDEGSKETKE
- the LOC110672664 gene encoding probable protein phosphatase 2C 11 isoform X4, whose protein sequence is MGVYLSSPKTEKVSEDGENHRLRYGLSFMQGWRATMEDAVHQFAGKAVAKFCAKYLHQQVLKHVACSAGDLGTSAQKAFLRMDEMMRGQRGWGELAILGDKRDKVSGMMEGLISSPRVGEANGHVDDWSSYEGPHSDFHGPNSGSTACIAMIQNTQLVVANAGDSRCVISRKGQAYNLSKDHKPDLEVEKDRILKAGGFIQFGRVNGSLNLARAIGDAEFKQNKSLPPEKQIITANPDINIVELCDDDEFLVLACDGIWDCMSSQQLVDYVREQSNTESKLSAICEKVFDRCLAPTVGGEGCDNMTMIIVQFKKLINPDTSAGQPSLASYQRSETNSNAVKIDEGSKETKE
- the LOC110672664 gene encoding probable protein phosphatase 2C 60 isoform X2 is translated as MGVYLSSPKTEKVSEDGENHRLRYGLSFMQGWRATMEDAIWTVPHLSLVFMMAMEVHQFAGKAVAKFCAKYLHQQVLKHVACSAGDLGTSAQKAFLRMDEMMRGQRGWGELAILGDKRDKVSGMMEGLISSPRVGEANGHVDDWSSYEGPHSDFHGPNSGSTACIAMIQNTQLVVANAGDSRCVISRKGQAYNLSKDHKPDLEVEKDRILKAGGFIQFGRVNGSLNLARAIGDAEFKQNKSLPPEKQIITANPDINIVELCDDDEFLVLACDGIWDCMSSQQLVDYVREQSNTESKLSAICEKVFDRCLAPTVGGEGCDNMTMIIVQFKKLINPDTSAGQPSLASYQRSETNSNAVKIDEGSKETKE
- the LOC110672664 gene encoding probable protein phosphatase 2C 60 isoform X1, which encodes MGVYLSSPKTEKVSEDGENHRLRYGLSFMQGWRATMEDAHAAYPDLDGSTSFFGVYDGHGGKAVAKFCAKYLHQQVLKHVACSAGDLGTSAQKAFLRMDEMMRGQRGWGELAILGDKRDKVSGMMEGLISSPRVGEANGHVDDWSSYEGPHSDFHGPNSGSTACIAMIQNTQLVVANAGDSRCVISRKGQAYNLSKDHKPDLEVEKDRILKAGGFIQFGRVNGSLNLARAIGDAEFKQNKSLPPEKQIITANPDINIVELCDDDEFLVLACDGIWDCMSSQQLVDYVREQSNTESKLSAICEKVFDRCLAPTVGGEGCDNMTMIIVQFKKLINPDTSAGQPSLASYQRSETNSNAVKIDEGSKETKE
- the LOC110672664 gene encoding probable protein phosphatase 2C 11 isoform X3; protein product: MVRIIDFDMGYPSCKGGVQPWKMLMRLIQIWTVPHLSLVFMMAMEVHQFAGKAVAKFCAKYLHQQVLKHVACSAGDLGTSAQKAFLRMDEMMRGQRGWGELAILGDKRDKVSGMMEGLISSPRVGEANGHVDDWSSYEGPHSDFHGPNSGSTACIAMIQNTQLVVANAGDSRCVISRKGQAYNLSKDHKPDLEVEKDRILKAGGFIQFGRVNGSLNLARAIGDAEFKQNKSLPPEKQIITANPDINIVELCDDDEFLVLACDGIWDCMSSQQLVDYVREQSNTESKLSAICEKVFDRCLAPTVGGEGCDNMTMIIVQFKKLINPDTSAGQPSLASYQRSETNSNAVKIDEGSKETKE
- the LOC110672664 gene encoding probable protein phosphatase 2C 60 isoform X5, encoding MGVYLSSPKTEKVSEDGENHRLRYGLSFMQGWRATMEDAHAAYPDLDGSTSFFGVYDGHGGKAVAKFCAKYLHQQVLKHVACSAGDLGTSAQKAFLRMDEMMRGQRGWGELAILGDKRDKVSGMMEGLISSPRVGEANGHVDDWSSYEGPHSDFHGPNSGSTACIAMIQNTQLVVANAGDSRCVISRKGQAYNLSKDHKPDLEVEKDRILKAGGFIQFGRVNGSLNLARAIGDAEFKQNKSLPPEKQIITANPDINIVELCDDDEFLVLACDGIWKVSFQQFVRKFSTGVWHLLLVARDVIT